GCAGGCCTCGTAGCCACTGAGAATGGAGGTCTCGTCTCGTATGGCCTCCTCCAGGATTTCAAGCCATTGGCTATGCGCTAACGGCCCGGGCCAGGCTGGGCGGGTTGGTTTGAGGCGCAGGTTTGGTTCCGATCCTCCCTCGCCAGTGCCTATGGTAAAACCTTTCTCGGAACCGGTCGATCTGTGACGATAAACGAACCCCGCTGCAATTACCACCTCTTCCAGAATCTCCAAAGAGGATCCAGAAGCTTCCAGGATCAAAGGCACCGGTTCCATGTCTGCAACATGCGGTCGAAAAGATTCTGCTTATATCCCTTGGGGAAAAATTTTTCCGTCAGTATTTCTTAATCGGGGTCTGATCATTTTCAGGCTAGCATCTTGGACACCCTGCTAAGCCACCATTATTTATCTTCGCTTCTGCCGATATTGTTGTCTGACAATCCATGGCTGGAGATATGGCCAGAGTAGTTGGTGGCCTGGCTGCTAACCACATATCTGCGCCTTTGCCAGTTCTGTGGCGTGGGTGGCACCATTCCCAAGTCATCGCGAAGAAGCGATGTGGGCGTGGTTGTCACTCGCCAGGACGCACCGCTAATTGTTCAGCAGGTGACCAAGAACTTTCCCCTTGGTGATCATCTCCCGGTCGGCCTTGTGGGTAGTAACCCTGTTCGGAAGCAGTCACAACAAGATGATAACTTGTTTTCATCAAGATCGATCCGAAGAGCAGAGGCCGGGTTTACTGCCCTTAACCTTCCGAAATGTCCGGCTTGCAGATCTGGGGCTGTCGAGACCCGCCTCTCATTATCAGGAGGTCGCGGTGAGCGACCTGGCAGCCTCTTGGGACGCTTTTCCCGGCTCCGAAATGAGCTCAAGCGAATAAAATGATTACATACCAACCGGGCAACATTATCTTTTTGAGCGGCCCCGGCTCCCTAGTTATAATACTCCTCCACCCAAACACCGGCGGAGACGCTATGGTCGTGGAGGCGGTCGGGCTGGGCATCGTTCAAGTTAGCCCGATCTGAAAGGGATTGGCGGCTGCCGCCTGCAGGTCTTAGCACATTCCGAACCTTGGCCGCAATAATAATTGCTGCAGCAGATCGGTATAAGAAGCTAACATATAAATTAATCGGGGTGACGCCGCTGAGCCAGTTCTTAACAGATTTTTTCTGCGGTGCATCTTTGGTCGCCCGCTGTTGGCCAGCGGCAGATAAGAATGGTAGCAGGTCGTTTTTCATTGGCCCGGTTTGAGCTTTTCCTCAGGTGCCCGGCAAAGTTCGAGTGATAATAGATTCATGGATTTTGATGCAATATGGGCAGTGTCATTGTTTAAATCATGAATGTGTATATAACTATGATTACGCCGATAATGTATACCTTATTAAAACTGTAGAGATAAGAATGATGTTTGTAATCAATATTAATGTCAGGGATATTGCCTTGGAGCAAAAATACTTGAGAGCGACCATTTTGATTGCGAAAGCTCCAAATTCTCCCAGTCCCCAGGCAGCTGCCGCAGCCTGGGGAAGATTTGTTTGTCTTAAGCTCCAGAATGCTGCGAAGAAAACCAAAATTCCTACTACCACCGAAAAAGTATCGCTCCAATTGCGACCCATGGCATTTAAGGTAAACTTCAAGGCAAAATTGATGCACCAGAGATAGAGGCCGGGCGCCAGCAGGACCATCACCATGCCAGCTTCCGTTAGGCCCTTCCCATATAACATTGGGACTATCAAAGGTCCAAGCACAATGACTCCAAGACACACGACAAGATATACCGCAGTGATCATTTTAATTTTCTTGTCAAGAATAGTCATTGTCTTAGCTGTGTTGCATTCTTGCAAGGATTGAGACAACCTCGGAAAGTACGCCAATGTTATGCTAGTGGCAATGAACGAGAGGCTCCAAGCCAGATTAAATGCTGTTCCATAAACGGCCACATTAAGGGCAGTCCCAATCCGATCAAGGACAAAAACTCCCATCCGGGAGTAGATGTTCATGAGGAACATTGAAACACCGATGGGAAAAACCTGGCAAATTACCTTGGTCACTCCTCTTAGACCAACCTCTCCGGCGCCAGCGTCCCCCTGGATCTGCAAAGACGGGGTCATAGGCAGTCTAAGCTCAAAAGCGATTCGGAGTATGTTGCTTATCAGCCATAGTGTTAGAAGAACAGCAAGGCTGTAGCCGAGGAAGGCTGCGGCAGCCAGGCTGAGAGTCACCAGTGCCTTCCAAGCAAGAACTATAACAGCCTCTAAATCTAATCTTTCCTTACCCCGCAAGTTCCACAGTAATGGATCGGTATTTGGCTGGGTAATGGCGATCAGGAATGATAAGAATAAAATCAGAAGGCCGACGGTTCTGATAGGGATTACGCTTAAAAGCACCCCACCTATTAAGGAGAAAATAATTTTGCTTTCTATCGCAAGACGCATAACCTTGCTGGAGGAATGTGGCAGAGCAAAATGTTTCATGGCCCAGACCCGAGTTCCGAAGTCAGAAATCATCTCTGCCACCCCAATAATGGCGGCCGCCATGAGGTACCCTGCATAATCACTAATACTTAGAAGTCTGGCCAGAATTATTAATAAACCAAATTGTAAAACAAACCCGGCTAGTGTTCCTCCGGCATTAAATATCACATTTGTTTTTATTCTGGCAGTCGTAATCATGTCTTTGAAAAAACAACCGATTTATTATACAGTGCATACTTGTTGGGGTATTTTTGCAAGTGATAGTTCTTTGAATATAAAAGAGCTATGCTTATCCATATCATAACACTTATTGGAGTATTATTTAATAGCAATGGCACTGCCACCAAGTCTCTAATATATATAGTTATTAGCAAAAAGACGGCAATTACGCGCTTATTAAGCTGATCATTATAAGTTTCTCTGTACAGGATGATTGCAATGAATATATAGAAAATTATTCCGAATATTCCAAACATACCCGGAACTGATAATAGATAACAATGAGGATCTTTTACTGTCACATTTCTCCATACCATCAGATTGTCTGCAAAGAATTCCGGCCAGTGAGATAATCCCATGCCTAATAGCCACTGATCCCAACTTGTATTTTCTATAACCACTTCCCAGATTTTTTCGCGGACACCTATATTACTCGCCCCCTTCCATCTTAAATACTCAGTAATATGTGTCCATATAAATTGTCCTTCTAGCGAGGTGGCTAAGAAAACTATTATAAGAATAGAGCTCAGTAAACCATAGTAAAAAATCTTTTTAGATTTCTGCCAGATCAGATATAATAATGTGAGAAAGAAAATAGCCGTAGTGGCTCGAGAAATAGTAGTTAAGGACAAGAACAGACCCAGAAGACCGTATGAGCCAATGAGCAGGTAACTGATGGATGATCTTTCTGAAGAGACAATGATATATAAAAACAGGTAAAATACTGCAATAGCTGCGGCGTTGGGAGTTAGAAAAGTACCGCTAAAACGCAGAGTGCCAAGAACACCCGGCTCAAAAGCTTCAAAATTGCCACGGATATAATCAACGCCTATTTGGGATCTGATAGAATCAAAACCAAGAAATACTTGTAATAAAATAGTTAATAAGATGTGAGCTATGTTCAAAACCGAGGTGATTTTTAGCATGGTCAGGCCATCTTCCTGATTCAGAATGGAAATCGTGGCGCCTAGCCCCGCGATCACCACCATGGCCATAAAAAGCCCAACCAGCCAATATGGATAAAGCTCGCTTTGGGTATAGCCAAAAAAGGCGGAGTTGATTACCCCATAAATGATAAGCAATATAGCGGCGCCGCCGAGCTTCAGCAAGTCGGAAGATAGGAAGGAAATTATTTTTCTATCCCCCCATATTATACGTATCCATAAGATGAGAGACAGAAACGCAAAAGCGATGTAATCTGATTTTACAACAAATCCGGGGGCATCCTGTATACAGACCACCAACAGCATTAAGTATGGGGTCAGACTACTCATTGTCAGAGCCAAAACGGCCACATAGAAGATACCATCGTACCGAGATATTAGCCCTAAATCGGCTACCAGAAAGAAACCTATACAGGCGATGATTAGCTTTAGTTTTTGGACGTTATGCGATATCATTGATCCAGCTCACAGGGACGCGGACTTTCAATATTTGCGCCAGATTCTCAAGATCCTGCAGGATCAGGTCGCGATCTGCCTCGCAGAAAACTTCCATAAATTTAAAATCTGGTTTACCCTTGTTGACGGTAGCGACTCTGAAGAACCATTCCCGAATACCTAAATTTCTATTAACCCACTCTAATAATCTATTAGTGACAGAATACTTCTTGGCAGTTCTAGATACTTTCTGCAAACTGAAAAAAAGCAGCGGCCAACGGTAGTTGCCGGCAATATTAATTGCTTTATCCGCTGATGGCGGAATAAAATATGGATCTGCACCTAGAGACCTGTATAAGTTGGATAAAAAATTGCGATGGTCAGATTTCAGGTCGTCATAATATAATATAATAATATTTTCTCGGTCAAAATAATCAAAATATGGTGATAGGTATTTAAAATAGAGGCTTCTTTCCAGATAGTCATCCTTCGTCTTAGCCAATTGTTTGGCCTGAGCCAAGGTTATATTATCAATACCTCCAATTACATTCTGCAGATCCAGGAATAGACGATCCATGGTCCGCTCAAACGGATTTCGTAGGATTAAAAGTATATTAGTATCTGGGTAATCGTGGGCTATCCTTCTGGCTGCTACCGGACTATACATATAGAGAGGGTTAATTTCACCCATTATCTGATTATTATCACAAGAAAAATGAAGGCGATACCACTTTTCCCCTTTATCGTAATTCCTATCAAAATAATGAACCTCTTTTGGGTGAGTCACACAGATCTCCGGATGTTCATTAAGACAATACCAACACCATGTTGTAGCACACCTTTCCGCACCCACACCGATGAAATCTGGCTGCCAGTCTGATTTCTTTCCAGAATTCATAAGGCCTCACATCGAGTATCAAAAGATACTGTTTAGTGACTCTTTACTGTATAGTTTCATATTAATGGAAAATTTACAATCAACACTGAATATTTAATATTATCGTGTACTTAGATTGATAAATTGTTTCTTAATATACTCCACCTGGGATATTCCGTAATTACCATGCCTGGCGTCAAGTTGCCAACCATAAAAGCCATAATTCATCGTCAGATTGGCCTGTATTATGAAATAGTCATATTGTTTCTGCAGGCTGTCTTCCCGCAGGTCCTCCCAACCACTCCCATTAAATGCTCGGAAGGTTATTATCAGGGGGTATCTTTTCCGTCTATTAATCCTAAATAAATTTATTAAATCTGATTGGACCTTTGATATTTCAGGATTAACATACGCATGAATATCTAAAATATCAAAGGCCTGCTCACTAAAATATTCATCGTATTCCTTCTGATTAGTTAAGTTCTGGGAGATCATGATCAGCCTTCCCGGATCACATCTTTTTACGAAATTATAGATCTCCTCCTGATTTTTTTTAGAAACCCTTTTATATACCTCTTTGGGTTCATCTATGGTATGCCACAAGGCTATCGCCGGATGATACTTCCACTTTCTAATGAAATTATCTACAGACTTTTTAAAATCACTAAGGCTTATTTCTGTCTCTTTAAATGCCTTCGATCTGTCTTGCTTCAGAAATCCGCAAAGAGAAACAATAACTTTAAGCCCATGTTTGTGGGCCCTGTCAAGATAATCCCTGATTTCCGGATCTGACCAGGTGATTAAAGAAAAACTTTGAATAAAATTGACCCCTTTGTTTTTCAATAACGCAAGTTCGTAATCAGTGACATTCTTTTGAACTTGGTACATCAAAACTATTTTGTCATGAATCTGAGCAGAAAACGATAAGTCTGGAAAGAAAACAAACATTATCGCAATAACTGTACATATATTAATCATAGCGATGATAAAAATATTAAGAATAAGGCTTACAATCTTGTGATTAAGATATAAACGCATGGGTTTAAACAGATAAGTTAAAAAGTTAAATATAAATTAAAGTGTCGATTCCTGAGAGACTAATTCAACATATGGAAAAAGACCATGGGCAGTAATGTGTCTGAAAATTGTATCAAAAATGCTGCCACGAGATAATATACATTAAGATTTTTCTGCTTTGGCGAAAAAGCGATTCTATTTAAGACAATGGCACATGGTTGGAACAATCAACATAAAAACACATTGTTCTCCAAAACAAAATGAACTGTATCAATCGCACCTTGGCCAAATGGTTCCGAAAGCCAGAAACTGACAGCTATGTTATCATGAACTAGCTTCACTGTCAAGATCAGACCATCTATAAATATATCAATAATATATGCACATATTGTTAATTATTTGTTTGTTATATCGAAACATACATAATATTCACCAGCATATTCAAAATTCATATTATGTTATAAGAAAATATGGACTTCCAGATGGACTCGAGCGAGCATGAAGATTAAATCGCTACTTATACGCACGGCTCTTAATCTTGCTAAGCATTGACATATGCAGAATCTTATGGAGTTATAAGCGACGGAAAATTCTCTGCCATAGAGATATGGGTAGGAGCAACAGGCCTTGGGCAAGGCATCATTCTAAATAGCAGGCTGATGTGGTCCAGGGAGATCCCTATCGGATATTATAGTTGGCACTCTCAACTACTTCCAGACAAGAAAAGGCGGGCAAGTAGAATCCCTAATAATCAATGTCAGGCAATGATCTTCAGTGAAACATCCAGACCCTGCGCTTTTCTCCATTTCCATCATCTTGATTTCTTAATATTGCGCCTCAGCCACTACCACTTGATTGAAAAGGGCATATTAACTTTTAGTAAAAATCTCAAAAAGGAAAAC
Above is a window of candidate division WOR-3 bacterium DNA encoding:
- a CDS encoding oligosaccharide flippase family protein; translated protein: MITTARIKTNVIFNAGGTLAGFVLQFGLLIILARLLSISDYAGYLMAAAIIGVAEMISDFGTRVWAMKHFALPHSSSKVMRLAIESKIIFSLIGGVLLSVIPIRTVGLLILFLSFLIAITQPNTDPLLWNLRGKERLDLEAVIVLAWKALVTLSLAAAAFLGYSLAVLLTLWLISNILRIAFELRLPMTPSLQIQGDAGAGEVGLRGVTKVICQVFPIGVSMFLMNIYSRMGVFVLDRIGTALNVAVYGTAFNLAWSLSFIATSITLAYFPRLSQSLQECNTAKTMTILDKKIKMITAVYLVVCLGVIVLGPLIVPMLYGKGLTEAGMVMVLLAPGLYLWCINFALKFTLNAMGRNWSDTFSVVVGILVFFAAFWSLRQTNLPQAAAAAWGLGEFGAFAIKMVALKYFCSKAISLTLILITNIILISTVLIRYTLSA
- a CDS encoding sulfotransferase domain-containing protein, with the protein product MNSGKKSDWQPDFIGVGAERCATTWCWYCLNEHPEICVTHPKEVHYFDRNYDKGEKWYRLHFSCDNNQIMGEINPLYMYSPVAARRIAHDYPDTNILLILRNPFERTMDRLFLDLQNVIGGIDNITLAQAKQLAKTKDDYLERSLYFKYLSPYFDYFDRENIIILYYDDLKSDHRNFLSNLYRSLGADPYFIPPSADKAINIAGNYRWPLLFFSLQKVSRTAKKYSVTNRLLEWVNRNLGIREWFFRVATVNKGKPDFKFMEVFCEADRDLILQDLENLAQILKVRVPVSWINDIA
- a CDS encoding glycoside hydrolase family 2 TIM barrel-domain containing protein codes for the protein MRLYLNHKIVSLILNIFIIAMINICTVIAIMFVFFPDLSFSAQIHDKIVLMYQVQKNVTDYELALLKNKGVNFIQSFSLITWSDPEIRDYLDRAHKHGLKVIVSLCGFLKQDRSKAFKETEISLSDFKKSVDNFIRKWKYHPAIALWHTIDEPKEVYKRVSKKNQEEIYNFVKRCDPGRLIMISQNLTNQKEYDEYFSEQAFDILDIHAYVNPEISKVQSDLINLFRINRRKRYPLIITFRAFNGSGWEDLREDSLQKQYDYFIIQANLTMNYGFYGWQLDARHGNYGISQVEYIKKQFINLSTR